In bacterium, the genomic stretch GGCGGATGTGGACAGCGATGGACAGCTGGATCTGATTACCTCTGACATCAACACCAATCAAATAAGCGTCTGTCTGGGTAAATGGTCTGACACCGGGCAGCTGACCTTCGCCGGGCCGACGCTTTTTCCAGCCACACCGGCTACCAACTGGATGGAATGCAGCGATGTGGACGCTGACGGCGATCTGGACCTAGCCACGTTGGGCAGCAAACAAAACACCTTTATGCTGCTCAGCAATGACGCAGGGGTGTTCTCGGTGCACAACACTTTTACACCGTCGAGCAAACCTCGGCAGTTTACCGCAGCCGATTACAATCAAGACGGTTCTATGGATTTTCTGGTATTGAATCAGATCGACACCTTGATTATTCTGCAGAACAGAAATGTCCCCAACCACCCGCCCCTGGCGCCGCCTCTGCTGGCCCCGGTGAACGATGCGCATCAATCTTCCGCAGTCGTACGCTGCGTCTGGCGCGCGCCAGTAGATGCAGACGGCGATTCACTTCATTTCCGCGTCGAGTTGACACGGAATCAGCTGACCCCGGTTGTGTATGATTCACGGACCAATCCCGAACTGTTTTCGCCGCGGCCGCCGGTGGCCCCAGGAATTGATTCGGTCGCGTTGCTGTTGAACCTGGCTACAGAGGGCGTCTATCGCTGGAATGTACAGGCGCTCGACCACGCCGATGGAGGCCAGGTCTCTGAGACGCGCCATCTGATCATCGATCGCACAGCACCAGTCCTGAATCGCATCGACCTGCTCGATGCGATCGTCCAGAATTGGATCAATCCCATGGATACCGGCGCAGAGACTTCGGTCCAACTGACCTATACGGAACTTTATCCTGATTCAGCCGTGCTGGAGTTGATCGGGATCGGCCAGCCGCAGATCAAAACGTCTCTGACCGGCGGCAGCCTGCAAAGTCTGGTTTTCAAGCTGCCGATCGATTTTCTGGCTGACGGCGCTCATCCTTTGGCCGTCCGTCTGATCGATAAAAGCGGTCTGCGCAGTACGCTGACCAGCGAGTTGCGGATCGATCAGACGCCTCCCTACGGCACCCTTATCACCACCGCTCAGGATACGGTTTCTTCACTCGCGATTCCTGTCTCTATTGTGCCTGGCAACGATGGCGCCGGCAGTGGGCTGTCCGGCGTTTACCGCATTCAGGTCAGCATTGACGGAGGGCCTTGGCAGGTTTGGGTGGACCGAACGACCGCCCGCGATACGATTTTCTACGGTGCGCATTTGAAAGACTATGCCTTTGAAGCGGCCGCCTTTGACCGGGTTGGGAATTTTGAAGGATTTCAGAATCGGGCGGAGACCCACGTCTATGTGGATACCACCTCTGATGACCAAACAGCACCAGGCAAACCGACCGGCGTGCTGGCCAACGGCGCCAATCCCAGTCCATGGACGCGGCAGGAAACCTTCTCTATCTCATGGCAGCTGCCGCACGATGAGAGCGGGATTAAAACGTTGTTCTATAAATTAGGATCCGCGCCTCAATCCAATCAGGATTTCAGCGGTTCTCTGGCGCCTCAACCGCCGATGCAGATTCTGCTGGCCACCGAAGGCAGCCTGCCGCTCTACCTCTGGTTGATGGACGGCCGCAACAATGTCGATTACCGAAATTCCGCCGCCGTGTTGTTACGCCGGGACACGGTTTCGCCGCTGCTGCATCAGGCGACTTTTCGCGATGCGGCTTTTATCGATACCCTGAAGGTGTCCTGGTTTAATCCCAGAACCGCGGCCAATGTGCCGGTGCAACTGGTCTATGATGAATGGCATCCTGCCAGAGCGGAGGTGTTTGTCGATTGGCTGAACCGCCCTATCACCAGCACCTCCCTGGCAGCAGGAAATCAGGTGCAAACAACGCTGCTGCTTTCGACCAACGGCGCGCAGGATCGTGTATATGACCTGACATTTCTTATTGTGGATTCCACCGGCAATGAGGGCCGGCTGGCCTCGCGGTTAGCGTTCGATAAAACCTCACCACGCGGTTGTGTGGCTTTTTCACCGGTGAGCAAAAGCGCGACCGAGCAGTTCCCCGTGAGTTGGAGTCGAGGGGAGGATGGCAACGGCAGCGGCGTGTCGGATCGATTTGATGTATATGTGAGCAACAACGGCGGCGCCTGGCAGAAATGGCTGTCCGATACACCGCTCACCAGCAGCACTTTTATGGGAACTCATGGCCGGCGCTATGGGTTCGAGGCCATCAATAAAGATCGGGTCGGCAATGTAGAGCCGTTGCTGTCGGTTGCAGAGACGGTGGTTGAGGTGGACACTACTCTCGACGATGTGACCCCGCCGGGCGCCCCGCTGATGCTGTCCGCCGGAGGCAGTCCCAACGCCAGCCCCTGGCAGACTCAGCCGGTGTTTCAGATCACCTGGCAGGTTCCACCTGATGAGAGCGGCGTGGTCAAATCCTATTACAAGCTCGGCTCCGCTCCATCCAGCCAATCAGACACCACCGGCTCCTCCAGCGCCGCCGGGCCATTGTCGATCACACTTGCGCAAGAGGGCCAAAAATCGCTCTTTGTCTGGCTAAAAGACAGAAACGGCAATGTGGATTACAGGAATCACGCCCAGGTTCTGTTGCGCTATGATAAACTGCCTCCGAAAATCGTCAGCGTATCCACCGTCAGGCCGGCGGCTGTGTATACGGACACCCGGCCACGAGCTTGGTATGATCCGAAAAAAACTTCCGGTTGCACGTTGTCCATCACATTTTCAGAGACCCAACCAGAGAGCTTGATCATAGGCCGACCTGGATTGGGACCGGATATCAGAGTCACTGATTTTACCTCTGATGGTCCATCGCAGACGTTCGATGTACCTTTGACCTGGAGCGGCAGAGCCGACGGCCGCTACACGTTGTCATTGCGCCTGCGCGATGCGGCTGCGCGCATCGACACCACCAGTTTCTATCTCGGACTTGATTCCACGCCGCCTTTGCAGATACAAGCCTTTGCTTCAGATACCAGCAGTGAAGCGGTGTTTATGGTGAATTGGACCACGGGAATCGACGCGGGCAGCGGATTGTCAGGCGTCTATCAGGTGATGGTTCAGGAAAACGGCGCTCCCTGGAAGGTTTGGCTGGCGCAGACAACTCGAAGCAGCGAAAGTTTTCAAGGCCGTCACGGCAACACTTATCGATTTGAGGCCAGCGGCCAGGACCACATGGGTTTATGGGAACCTGTGCTGGGAAAGGCCGAGGCGGTTGTGGTGGTAGACACCACCGCTGATGACCGAACCGCACCTTCCTCGCCCCTGAACGTGCGCGTGCGGGACGCGAAGGGCGACGCTTGGCAAAAGAACGCGCTCTTTCACATTCTCTGGGACGCTCCTTATGATCCCAGCGGGCTTAAATTGCTCTTTTATAAAACCGGCGCTGCGCCGGCCGGCAATGAGGATTTCAGCGGCGCGATTCCGGCCGACAGCCTTTTGTCCGTGACCCTGAGCAAAGAGGGTAGGACGCCGGTGTATCTCTGGTTGATGGACCGCCGCGACAACGTCGACTATCGCAGCGCAGCCATGATCATGCTGGGGTATGATCCTGCGCCGCCGGCTTTGACCGCGTTGACTTTTACAAATGCCGGCTATGGCGCCAATTGGTTCAATCCCGTCCTGACCAGCGAAGCCTCGGTGCGGCTGCGTTATTCCGAAAAGCATGCGGACTCGCTGTTCCTTCGTGCGCCGCAACTGGATTTGAACCGGAGCGTGGCCAACCCCAACAGCGGCATAAATATTGAATTTACATTCAATATTCCCATCTCCGGACGCAGAGACGGCGCTTACCTGCTGACCAGCACGCTGATCGACAGCGCCGGCAACGCCGCCAGCCGACAGGACACGCTGCGGGTGGATCAGACGGCTCCCACCGGCGTCGTGGCCTCTGCGCAGGAGACCTCTGCGGCACGAACGTTTCCGGTCTCCTGGTCTGCGGGACAGGACGACAACGGCGTGGGCATCGCCCATGTCTATGATGTGTGGGTGAACGACAATCAGACCGGCTGGCAGAACTGGCTCAGCCGCAGCCGTCAGCGTTCAGCCCTCTTCACCGGCGAACAGGGCCACCGCTATGAATTTGAAGCCATCGGCTATGACCTGCTGCAGAACGGCGAGCCGAGACTCGGCCGCGCCGAGTGCTTTACGCTGATCGACACAACGGTGAATGACCAGACCCCGCCCGCCGCGCCTCTGGAACTCACCGCCTGGCCGGATGGATGGAGCACCTCACCGGTTTTTGAGCTGAGTTGGAAAAATCCTGCGGATGCCAGCGGCATACGTGGTGCGTATTACAAAGCCGGGGCGCCGCCAACCCATGCCCAGGACACCACCGGCAGCCGGCGCAACAAGCCGCCGGTCACTTATGTGATGCTGAACGAAGGCAGCCGCACGCTGTATGTCTGGCTCGAAGACGGCCGCGGCAATGCCGATTTTAAGAATAACAG encodes the following:
- a CDS encoding T9SS type A sorting domain-containing protein — protein: MSRNIVKTGLPLILCWAGLVYSQIALRVVSVAPEPNSIKVDPGSTIRAVFSAPLDSTTVGPSALAVYSRQTGRVPGQVSYDSLHQALLFAPQTVFPAGDQITVVLTNRLTGLQGERLRNGYSWQFMVRAAKGAFNFQAYPLITGMENSSLVACDLNADGITEVAVAGVQGGKNLIRFAQIAGRRFEPFAEVEIPSAVRPLYAADLDGNHVPDVIALHRKAYSFSVCPLDPSGRPGTVKTYVLPSPLIEPRSAAIGDLNGDGFLDVVIYGRITSNMSLFSLMVYLNDGRGGLGDRDAPSHSFYRVLKGEYALAADLNQDGWMDLSVTRSSSGLSFGYFLHSGDFLDFPNSPTMISGVSGDLEHALAADVDSDGQLDLITSDINTNQISVCLGKWSDTGQLTFAGPTLFPATPATNWMECSDVDADGDLDLATLGSKQNTFMLLSNDAGVFSVHNTFTPSSKPRQFTAADYNQDGSMDFLVLNQIDTLIILQNRNVPNHPPLAPPLLAPVNDAHQSSAVVRCVWRAPVDADGDSLHFRVELTRNQLTPVVYDSRTNPELFSPRPPVAPGIDSVALLLNLATEGVYRWNVQALDHADGGQVSETRHLIIDRTAPVLNRIDLLDAIVQNWINPMDTGAETSVQLTYTELYPDSAVLELIGIGQPQIKTSLTGGSLQSLVFKLPIDFLADGAHPLAVRLIDKSGLRSTLTSELRIDQTPPYGTLITTAQDTVSSLAIPVSIVPGNDGAGSGLSGVYRIQVSIDGGPWQVWVDRTTARDTIFYGAHLKDYAFEAAAFDRVGNFEGFQNRAETHVYVDTTSDDQTAPGKPTGVLANGANPSPWTRQETFSISWQLPHDESGIKTLFYKLGSAPQSNQDFSGSLAPQPPMQILLATEGSLPLYLWLMDGRNNVDYRNSAAVLLRRDTVSPLLHQATFRDAAFIDTLKVSWFNPRTAANVPVQLVYDEWHPARAEVFVDWLNRPITSTSLAAGNQVQTTLLLSTNGAQDRVYDLTFLIVDSTGNEGRLASRLAFDKTSPRGCVAFSPVSKSATEQFPVSWSRGEDGNGSGVSDRFDVYVSNNGGAWQKWLSDTPLTSSTFMGTHGRRYGFEAINKDRVGNVEPLLSVAETVVEVDTTLDDVTPPGAPLMLSAGGSPNASPWQTQPVFQITWQVPPDESGVVKSYYKLGSAPSSQSDTTGSSSAAGPLSITLAQEGQKSLFVWLKDRNGNVDYRNHAQVLLRYDKLPPKIVSVSTVRPAAVYTDTRPRAWYDPKKTSGCTLSITFSETQPESLIIGRPGLGPDIRVTDFTSDGPSQTFDVPLTWSGRADGRYTLSLRLRDAAARIDTTSFYLGLDSTPPLQIQAFASDTSSEAVFMVNWTTGIDAGSGLSGVYQVMVQENGAPWKVWLAQTTRSSESFQGRHGNTYRFEASGQDHMGLWEPVLGKAEAVVVVDTTADDRTAPSSPLNVRVRDAKGDAWQKNALFHILWDAPYDPSGLKLLFYKTGAAPAGNEDFSGAIPADSLLSVTLSKEGRTPVYLWLMDRRDNVDYRSAAMIMLGYDPAPPALTALTFTNAGYGANWFNPVLTSEASVRLRYSEKHADSLFLRAPQLDLNRSVANPNSGINIEFTFNIPISGRRDGAYLLTSTLIDSAGNAASRQDTLRVDQTAPTGVVASAQETSAARTFPVSWSAGQDDNGVGIAHVYDVWVNDNQTGWQNWLSRSRQRSALFTGEQGHRYEFEAIGYDLLQNGEPRLGRAECFTLIDTTVNDQTPPAAPLELTAWPDGWSTSPVFELSWKNPADASGIRGAYYKAGAPPTHAQDTTGSRRNKPPVTYVMLNEGSRTLYVWLEDGRGNADFKNNSSVTLRYDAAAPIIDSLYVQNAVYQGVWVNRFSAGEAIMRMQYSELFPDSLRIQLPGSMPPVSQAVSVAGSRRWLTAALPITGLNDGRYTVPVLLSDKAGQTAVDTLYLGVDGTAPQGSRALSPVVSISPEFEISWNGENAGSDGDGSGLSGEYDIRMRVDNGPWYLWQQRVRTTSLRYIGVHGHRYSFEIAAWDHVGLRELFADQAETVTLIDTAMVDRTAPDAPKNLMAGGAAPSPWQKSNLFLLTWENPQDPSSIARVFWKFDTAPTSQTDTSGTLAAVQPLPLTIRKTESQRVYLWLADGKGNVNYLNTASVVLRYDPVAPVIDSLRWVSPALLPDWFNQKKTGRLALLVHFHEDHPYQCTLSQPKLPEPVQIKSVPANGVLTTELKVINAVDGRYEVQVTLSDSAGNLSVAKTVSLGLDSTPPRIKHTAALTPVLENTPVGIQAVIHDENRIESASLQYGPAGSRFRTTLAMNRMDDSTFSATIPASALGARGLEYVLWSTDGLTLRREPALEQTPSSFSLRVRLVGANNIGLLRPTPPAAGTEVNRYQLVSFPIQIDDPRPEAVFEDDLGAYDKRKWRSFSWETATATLSEYPQLGRVEPGRSFWLITALPDVALDSGPGVSVAVHPPFVITLTKGWNDLANPYAFSVDWSDVFKATGADTQKVIGPYAYEGRWLLPFEVEQMNPWQGYSFYSDHDQAKLVIPALESAATLHKISAETAFKGADWLYHITARAAAAVDDNNYLGVASGDQPMAKYPEPYSVGDYVTLAFIDSSGRPWATDFRRPAEGYVWNIAVTTNQSEKTVQLHFHCSGQWPETLSAGLWDERDQVWINLKNDSVYYFISAKNNAVRRFQLLAGSSRFMAENSQSGMVTTTELLQNYPNPFNGQTVITYQVVKEGKVEIAIYNLLGQKIRVLYSGTQTAGRKQEIWDGRDEIGRIAASGVYLIKMNGPDFSAQRKMIFLR